The proteins below are encoded in one region of Effusibacillus dendaii:
- the rpmI gene encoding 50S ribosomal protein L35 produces MPKMKTKRAAAKRFKRTGSGKLKRSHAYTSHLFSNKSEKQKRHLAKAAVVSSSDYKRIKQLVSYL; encoded by the coding sequence ATGCCGAAAATGAAAACTAAACGTGCTGCCGCTAAGCGTTTCAAGCGGACTGGCTCTGGCAAACTGAAACGTTCACACGCATACACCAGCCATTTGTTCTCCAACAAATCGGAAAAGCAAAAACGTCATCTGGCTAAAGCTGCCGTTGTTTCCAGCAGCGACTACAAGCGCATCAAACAACTTGTATCGTACCTGTAA
- the rplT gene encoding 50S ribosomal protein L20 yields MPRVKGGTVTRRRHKKILKLARGYRGSKHRLFRTANAQVMKSLLYAFRDRRQRKRDFRKLWITRINAQARVNGLSYSKLINGLKKAGIEVNRKMLADLAVNDKQAFASICDKAKAAV; encoded by the coding sequence ATGCCACGCGTTAAAGGTGGAACGGTTACACGCCGTCGTCATAAAAAAATCTTGAAACTTGCTCGCGGGTATCGCGGTTCCAAACATCGTTTGTTCCGTACGGCGAACGCGCAAGTAATGAAATCTTTGCTGTATGCATTCCGTGACCGCCGCCAACGCAAGCGGGATTTCCGGAAACTTTGGATCACCCGTATTAACGCGCAAGCACGCGTTAACGGCCTGTCTTACAGCAAGCTGATCAACGGCCTGAAAAAAGCAGGCATCGAAGTGAACCGCAAAATGCTCGCGGACTTGGCTGTAAACGATAAACAAGCGTTTGCATCGATCTGCGACAAAGCGAAAGCAGCTGTATAA
- a CDS encoding biotin transporter BioY, with product MAKWTIRGLVFSALFAAITGALSYLKITLPFSPVPITFSTFGIMLAGSILGARYGFLSMLLVVILEVAGIPLLEGIPGVARIYGPTGGFLLAYPVAALLIGLFVERIKPNRWLFGKLSIVNFLFGSLFLYPSGVAWLAHIYHFSLAKALAAGFWPFLPGDILKSLLCAAITVAVWRVYPVERVSG from the coding sequence AATTACCGGCGCCCTCAGCTATCTGAAAATCACTCTTCCGTTCAGTCCGGTGCCGATCACGTTCTCGACGTTCGGTATTATGCTGGCCGGATCCATACTGGGAGCCCGCTACGGATTTCTGTCGATGCTGCTGGTCGTGATTCTGGAAGTAGCCGGAATTCCCTTGCTGGAAGGAATTCCTGGAGTGGCACGAATCTATGGACCGACCGGCGGTTTTCTCTTGGCGTACCCGGTAGCTGCACTATTGATTGGGTTATTTGTGGAACGGATCAAACCGAACCGATGGCTGTTCGGCAAACTGTCGATTGTAAACTTCCTGTTCGGTTCCCTGTTTCTGTATCCGTCCGGGGTTGCCTGGCTCGCTCACATTTACCATTTCTCGCTTGCAAAAGCGCTCGCGGCCGGTTTCTGGCCGTTTTTGCCCGGTGACATTTTGAAATCGCTGCTCTGTGCCGCCATTACAGTTGCCGTATGGCGTGTCTATCCGGTCGAACGGGTGAGCGGTTAA
- the infC gene encoding translation initiation factor IF-3 has product MSRDHETTVQINEEIRAREVRVIDVNGDQLGIVPLNKALELAAERDLDLVNVAPTAKPPVCRIMDYGKFKFEQQKKEKEARKNQQVINIKEIRLSPTIDEHDFQTKLRNAVKFLQNGDKVKVSIRFRGRQITHTEIGRKVLQRVIEQTNELATVERTPNMDGRQMIMILAPRKG; this is encoded by the coding sequence ATTAGTCGCGATCACGAAACCACTGTTCAGATTAACGAAGAGATTCGAGCACGGGAAGTGCGCGTTATTGACGTAAACGGGGATCAGCTCGGTATTGTCCCGCTTAATAAGGCGCTGGAACTTGCTGCTGAGCGCGACCTCGATCTGGTCAACGTGGCACCGACCGCCAAGCCTCCCGTTTGCAGAATCATGGATTATGGCAAGTTCAAGTTTGAGCAGCAAAAGAAGGAGAAAGAGGCGCGCAAGAATCAGCAGGTGATCAACATTAAGGAGATTCGACTCTCGCCGACCATTGACGAGCATGATTTTCAAACCAAGCTCCGGAATGCGGTGAAGTTTCTCCAAAATGGCGACAAAGTGAAAGTCTCCATTCGTTTCCGCGGCCGACAAATCACGCATACTGAAATCGGCAGGAAAGTGCTCCAACGTGTGATTGAACAAACGAATGAATTGGCAACTGTCGAACGTACGCCCAATATGGACGGACGACAAATGATTATGATTCTGGCTCCAAGAAAGGGATGA
- the rpsF gene encoding 30S ribosomal protein S6 produces the protein MRAYETMYILKPDLEEETRKSLIEKFNNVITENGGQIDKVTELGPRRLAYEIEKFKQGYYVLLNYQAEPAVPQELERILRISDEVIRILTTVANR, from the coding sequence ATGCGCGCGTACGAAACCATGTATATTTTAAAACCGGACTTGGAAGAAGAAACACGGAAATCCCTGATTGAGAAGTTCAACAACGTCATCACGGAAAACGGCGGTCAGATTGACAAAGTCACCGAACTCGGTCCTCGCCGTCTCGCCTATGAAATTGAAAAGTTTAAACAAGGCTACTACGTGTTGTTGAACTATCAAGCCGAACCGGCCGTTCCACAGGAGCTTGAACGCATTCTTCGCATCAGCGACGAAGTGATTCGGATTCTGACAACTGTGGCGAACCGCTAA
- a CDS encoding thiol-disulfide oxidoreductase DCC family protein has product MDKQIHVIYDGGCSLCRNSVAWLKSKDRHGILSFTPLQDPEVLIKFDIPFEEAMSEMQAIINGTRYRGADGVVRVIACLPGYSWLRVGLRSRLFMRAASGIYKQVAKRRRSFNQLPNAQTALSSSSYRLTSGAQRR; this is encoded by the coding sequence ATGGACAAACAAATTCATGTCATCTACGATGGAGGATGCAGCTTATGCCGCAATAGTGTCGCGTGGTTAAAAAGCAAAGACCGGCACGGGATTCTATCGTTCACGCCATTGCAAGACCCGGAAGTTCTTATAAAATTCGATATCCCGTTTGAAGAAGCCATGTCGGAAATGCAGGCGATAATTAACGGAACCCGTTATAGAGGAGCTGACGGTGTGGTACGGGTGATCGCTTGTTTGCCTGGCTATAGCTGGTTGCGGGTTGGGCTGCGGTCCAGGTTGTTTATGCGCGCGGCGTCAGGGATTTACAAACAGGTGGCGAAGCGGCGGCGGAGTTTTAACCAGTTGCCTAATGCCCAAACGGCTTTGTCATCATCATCGTACCGATTGACATCAGGAGCACAAAGACGGTAA
- the rpsR gene encoding 30S ribosomal protein S18, protein MNDFKKKRGKRKKVCKLCVDKVEHVDYKDTNRLSRYVTERGKILPRRISGNCAYHQRQVTNAIKNARVIALLPYTVEG, encoded by the coding sequence ATGAACGATTTTAAGAAAAAACGCGGCAAGCGTAAAAAAGTTTGCAAACTGTGTGTAGACAAAGTGGAACATGTGGACTATAAAGATACCAACCGTTTGAGCCGATACGTTACAGAACGGGGCAAAATTTTACCCCGCCGGATTTCCGGCAACTGCGCGTATCATCAACGGCAGGTTACCAATGCGATCAAAAACGCACGTGTAATCGCACTTCTTCCGTATACGGTAGAAGGCTAA